A window of the Xenopus laevis strain J_2021 chromosome 9_10L, Xenopus_laevis_v10.1, whole genome shotgun sequence genome harbors these coding sequences:
- the ss18l1.L gene encoding calcium-responsive transactivator-like yields the protein MSVAFASARPRSKGEVTQQTIQKMLDENHHLIQCIMDYQSKGKTAECTQYQQILHRNLVYLATIADSNQNMQSLLPAPPTQNINLGPGGLSQTGPSQTLHSQGNLSDALGSSLPPSSLMQGQISNGPNHVSMQQCGQTTLPTTTMSMAVSTHGSAPGYSHTVPSSQNVPMQSQGSIGNYVARANMNMPSNPVTMMHQQATSSHYTSAQAGTQHYQGQPSISMMNQSSQGSSMMGQRPLGPYRPSQQGSSQQYLGQEEYYSEQYGHSQGSSEPMTPQYYTDGHGDYSYQQSSYGEQSYDRTFEDSSQHYYEGGNAQYSQQQTGYQQGSGQQQAYSQQQYSNQQNYPGQQQGYVPAQGASSQYSGYQQGQGQQYPSYRTSQTTSTAQQQRPYGYEQGQYGNYQQ from the exons ATGTCTGTGGCCTTTGCATCAGCCAGACCCAGAAGCAAGGGAGAGGTCACCCAGCAAACTATACAAAAG ATGCTGGATGAAAACCATCATCTAATACAATGTATCATGGATTATCAGAGCAAAGGCAAGACTGCTGAGTGTACACA ATACCAACAAATCTTGCACAGGAACCTTGTGTATTTAGCCACAATTGCCGACTCTAACCAGAACATGCAGTCTCTTCTCCCCGCG CCTCCCACACAGAACATAAACCTGGGACCCGGAGGGTTGTCCCAGACGGGCCCCAGCCAGACCCTGCACTCTCAAGGGAACTTGAGTGACGCTTTGGGATCCAGCCTGCCACCCTCTTCACTTATGCAGGGTCAGATCAGCAATG gACCAAACCATGTGTCCATGCAGCAGTGTGGCCAAACCACTTTGCCCACCACTACCATGAGTATGGCTGTGAGTACCCATGGCAGTGCCCCTGGATATAGCCACACTGTGCCAAGCTCTCAGAATGTGCCCATGCAGAGCCAAGGGAGCATTGGCAACTATGTGGCACGGGCAAACATGAACATGCCAAGTAACCCAG TGACCATGATGCACCAGCAGGCCACAAGCTCCCATTACACTTCAGCGCAGGCAGGCACCCAGCATTACCAGGGACAGCCTTCCATCTCCATGATGAACCAGAGCAGCCAAGGAAGCAGCATGATGGGTCAGAGACCACTTGGACCCTACCGGCCCTCACAACAAG GCTCTTCCCAGCAGTACCTGGGGCAAGAGGAATATTACAGCGAACAGTATGGCCATAGTCAAGGATCTTCAGAACCCATGACTCCACAGTACTACACTGATG GGCATGGGGACTACTCCTACCAGCAGTCATCATATGGAGAGCAGAGCTACGACCGGACATTTGAGGATTCCTCTCAGCATTACTACGAGGGAG GAAATGCGCAGTACAGCCAGCAGCAGACAGGATACCAGCAAGGGAGTGGCCAGCAGCAGGCATATTCACAACAGCAATACTCCAATCAGCAGAACTACCCCGGGCAGCAGCAAGGATATG TTCCAGCACAAGGAGCATCCTCACAGTATTCTGGCTACCAGCAAGGTCAGGGCCAGCAGTATCCCAGCTACCGGACCTCCCAGACAACATCCACTGCCCAGCAACAGAGGCCTTATGGCTATGAGCAG GGTCAGTATGGAAATTACCAGCAATAA